From one Halosimplex rubrum genomic stretch:
- a CDS encoding Sjogren's syndrome/scleroderma autoantigen 1 family protein has translation MSDFDKEAERERLREKYEEDKQKREASERMSDLLLKGATMTNAHCNDCGDPIFRYDGDEFCPTCQRVVTNDEAVEEAAEGEGQVDEPVQTPDEGGDAAPAEADGTTAQPSATENGDTPDHIEVKQPDGPAVRTGGDETGTEQATAEGPSADAGPAGDQQQPTQSQPTQSQPTQSQSTQSQPTQQRSTQQPSASGPAGSAVAAGAGDDFGAARASLVRTLRKHAERAENADDPRRARDHLAAAREAAEALGALSGSY, from the coding sequence ATGAGCGACTTCGACAAGGAAGCCGAGCGCGAGCGGCTCCGCGAGAAGTACGAAGAGGACAAGCAAAAGCGGGAGGCCAGCGAGCGGATGAGCGACCTGCTCCTGAAGGGCGCGACGATGACCAACGCCCACTGCAACGACTGCGGCGACCCGATCTTCCGCTACGACGGCGACGAGTTCTGTCCCACCTGCCAGCGCGTGGTCACGAACGACGAGGCCGTCGAGGAAGCCGCCGAGGGCGAGGGGCAGGTCGACGAACCCGTCCAGACACCCGACGAGGGCGGGGACGCCGCTCCCGCCGAGGCGGACGGGACGACCGCCCAGCCCTCGGCGACGGAGAACGGCGATACTCCCGACCACATCGAAGTCAAACAGCCCGACGGTCCCGCCGTCCGAACCGGCGGGGACGAGACCGGTACCGAGCAGGCGACGGCCGAGGGGCCGAGCGCAGACGCCGGCCCCGCGGGTGACCAGCAGCAGCCGACCCAGTCGCAGCCGACCCAGTCGCAGCCGACCCAGTCGCAGTCGACCCAGTCACAGCCGACTCAGCAGCGGTCGACCCAACAGCCGTCGGCGTCCGGGCCGGCGGGATCCGCGGTCGCCGCCGGCGCCGGCGACGACTTCGGCGCGGCTCGCGCGTCGCTGGTGCGAACCCTCCGGAAACACGCCGAGCGCGCCGAGAACGCCGACGACCCGCGCCGCGCCCGCGACCACCTCGCGGCGGCACGCGAGGCGGCCGAGGCGCTGGGCGCGCTGTCCGGGTCGTACTGA
- a CDS encoding diacylglycerol/polyprenol kinase family protein: MRDEILRRLVHASGTAVPLAYVLVPAVEWVHVQALLVGGLAVALVLEVVRLVVGLDWWVYEKLTREYEQDNLAGYFLAVFGMAVVALAFDPRVAVPAILMLTIADPVSGLLGSGELRTAKDVTVLLVTFAVATLLAVPFVTPIAAVLGGAAATVADGIKPVIRGYVIDDNLSIPLASAAAMSLAIQFLPASAL; encoded by the coding sequence ATGCGCGACGAGATACTCCGGCGGCTGGTCCACGCGAGCGGGACAGCCGTGCCGCTGGCCTACGTGCTCGTGCCGGCAGTGGAGTGGGTCCACGTCCAGGCGCTCCTCGTGGGCGGACTCGCCGTCGCGCTGGTGCTGGAAGTCGTTCGGCTGGTCGTCGGACTGGACTGGTGGGTCTACGAGAAACTCACCCGCGAGTACGAACAGGACAACCTCGCGGGCTACTTCCTCGCCGTCTTCGGCATGGCCGTCGTCGCGCTCGCCTTCGACCCGAGGGTCGCCGTCCCCGCTATCCTGATGCTGACGATCGCCGACCCCGTCTCGGGACTGCTCGGATCGGGCGAGTTGCGGACCGCGAAGGACGTGACGGTGCTTCTCGTGACCTTCGCCGTCGCGACGCTACTGGCGGTCCCGTTCGTCACCCCCATCGCGGCGGTCCTCGGCGGCGCCGCCGCGACCGTCGCCGACGGCATCAAGCCCGTGATCCGCGGGTACGTGATCGACGACAACCTCTCGATCCCACTCGCCAGTGCCGCCGCGATGTCCCTCGCGATACAGTTCCTGCCCGCGAGCGCGCTCTGA
- a CDS encoding Era-like GTP-binding protein, protein MGLFTELKDSISRAASTLFSEEDPKRIGIYGPPNAGKTTLANRIARDWTGDAVGPESHVPHETRRARRKEDVEIERDGKTVNIDIVDTPGVTTKVDYTEFLEHDMEKDDAVRRSREATEGVAEAMHWLREDVDGVIYVLDSTEDPFTQVNTMLIGIIESQDLPVLILANKIDLEESSVQRIRNAFPQHETTELSALEGDNMDEVYDQIAEYFG, encoded by the coding sequence ATGGGACTGTTCACAGAACTCAAAGACAGTATTTCGCGGGCAGCATCGACGCTGTTCTCCGAGGAGGATCCGAAACGTATCGGCATCTACGGCCCGCCGAACGCGGGGAAGACGACGCTTGCCAACCGCATCGCCCGGGACTGGACCGGCGACGCGGTCGGTCCGGAGAGCCACGTTCCCCACGAGACGCGCCGGGCTCGCAGGAAGGAAGACGTCGAGATCGAGCGCGACGGCAAGACGGTCAACATCGACATCGTCGACACCCCGGGCGTGACGACGAAGGTCGACTACACGGAGTTTCTCGAACACGACATGGAGAAAGACGACGCCGTGCGTCGCTCCAGGGAGGCGACGGAGGGCGTCGCGGAGGCGATGCACTGGCTCCGCGAGGACGTCGACGGCGTGATCTACGTCCTCGACTCGACGGAGGACCCGTTCACGCAGGTCAACACGATGCTCATCGGGATCATCGAGAGCCAGGACCTGCCCGTGCTGATCCTCGCGAACAAGATCGACCTGGAGGAGTCGTCGGTCCAGCGGATCCGCAACGCCTTCCCCCAGCACGAGACGACGGAGCTGTCGGCCCTCGAAGGTGACAACATGGACGAAGTGTACGACCAGATCGCGGAGTACTTCGGGTGA
- the mdh gene encoding malate dehydrogenase encodes MTKVSIVGAAGTVGAAAGYNLALRDIVDDLLFVDIPDQEDVTIGQAADANHGVAYDSNTTVRQGTYEDTAGSDVVVITAGIPRQPGQTRIDLAGDNAPIMDDIGSSLAEHNDDFVTVTTSNPVDLLNRHLYETGSRAREKVVGFGGRLDSARFRYVLSERFDTQVGNVEATILGEHGDAQVPVFSKVRVDGRDPEFDADEREAILEDLQESAMNVIERKGATEWGPATGVAHMVEAILRDTGEVLPGSLVLDGEFGYEDTAFGVPVKLGSDGVEEVVEWELSEYERELMDDAAEKLSDQYDQMTSEE; translated from the coding sequence ATGACGAAAGTCAGCATCGTCGGTGCCGCGGGCACCGTCGGGGCGGCAGCGGGGTACAATCTGGCGCTTCGGGACATCGTCGACGACCTCCTCTTCGTGGACATCCCGGACCAGGAGGACGTGACGATCGGCCAGGCCGCGGACGCCAACCACGGCGTCGCCTACGACTCGAACACGACCGTCCGGCAGGGCACCTACGAGGACACCGCCGGCTCGGACGTGGTCGTCATCACCGCCGGTATCCCGCGCCAGCCCGGCCAGACCCGGATCGATCTGGCGGGCGACAACGCGCCGATCATGGACGACATCGGCTCCTCGCTCGCCGAACACAACGACGACTTCGTGACCGTCACCACCTCCAACCCCGTCGACCTGCTCAACCGCCACCTCTACGAGACGGGCTCGCGCGCACGCGAGAAAGTAGTCGGCTTCGGCGGCCGCCTCGACTCCGCGCGCTTCCGCTACGTCCTCTCGGAGCGCTTCGACACGCAGGTCGGCAACGTCGAGGCGACCATCCTCGGCGAGCACGGCGACGCGCAGGTCCCCGTGTTCTCGAAGGTCCGCGTCGACGGCCGCGACCCCGAGTTCGACGCCGACGAGCGCGAGGCCATCCTCGAGGATCTTCAGGAGTCGGCCATGAACGTCATCGAGCGCAAGGGCGCCACCGAGTGGGGCCCCGCCACGGGCGTCGCCCACATGGTCGAGGCCATCCTCCGCGACACCGGCGAGGTGCTCCCCGGTTCGCTCGTCCTCGACGGCGAGTTCGGCTACGAGGACACCGCCTTCGGCGTCCCGGTCAAGCTGGGCTCCGACGGCGTCGAGGAGGTCGTCGAGTGGGAACTCTCCGAGTACGAGCGGGAACTGATGGACGACGCCGCCGAGAAGCTCTCCGACCAGTACGATCAGATGACCAGCGAGGAGTGA
- a CDS encoding DUF2073 domain-containing protein: MAEAKHPEDEDGVQIDLISAERMDGKTTMEKIRMILDGVRDNNIVILEAGLTPDEESRLIEVTMTEISPDEFNGIEIETYPKSQADDSSLLGRLMGKEETKKLTVIGPANQIETLHKDETLISALVSRK; the protein is encoded by the coding sequence ATGGCGGAAGCAAAACACCCCGAAGACGAAGACGGAGTGCAGATCGACCTGATCAGCGCCGAGCGGATGGACGGCAAGACGACGATGGAGAAGATCCGGATGATCTTAGACGGCGTCCGGGACAACAACATCGTCATCCTCGAAGCCGGTCTCACGCCCGACGAGGAGTCGCGGCTCATCGAGGTCACGATGACCGAGATCAGCCCCGACGAGTTCAACGGCATCGAGATCGAGACCTACCCCAAATCGCAGGCCGACGATTCGAGCCTGCTCGGCCGGCTGATGGGTAAAGAGGAGACCAAGAAGCTGACCGTCATCGGGCCGGCCAACCAGATCGAGACGCTCCACAAGGACGAAACCCTCATCAGCGCGCTCGTCTCACGGAAATAG
- a CDS encoding OapC/ArvC family zinc-ribbon domain-containing protein translates to MPHQCTNCDRTFADGSKEMLSGCPECGGTKFQFRPDGFDGSAGGSGPADSGADDSGTDDGGAVDATAESPPDPTDRSGDSVSRTVGNAAATVRDLVGGSAGSDATEARPPAESGGAGPSTDAANASDAATVGASAATAEGSESPASTGESFDDDIIVAESEPGTEDTAQADARSQLVDPDEMPDSGGFDPTEADDAVEEADPSPGDAATDSVEDGVDEPADDGAEPADIDGSAHGVADGDSADERTVAEEPDAERADRPDLAELREELNDQFESIRVLEPGQYELNLMELYDREEYIIALQEDGRYSIQVPETWRQADA, encoded by the coding sequence ATGCCCCACCAGTGTACGAACTGCGACCGGACGTTCGCCGACGGCTCCAAGGAGATGCTGTCGGGGTGTCCGGAGTGTGGCGGCACGAAGTTCCAGTTCCGTCCGGACGGCTTCGACGGCTCCGCGGGCGGGTCCGGCCCGGCCGACAGCGGCGCCGACGATTCGGGTACCGACGACGGCGGCGCCGTCGACGCGACGGCCGAGTCGCCGCCCGACCCGACCGACCGGTCGGGCGACTCGGTGAGCCGGACGGTCGGCAACGCCGCCGCGACGGTTCGAGACCTGGTCGGCGGCTCGGCGGGCAGCGACGCTACGGAGGCCCGCCCCCCGGCGGAGTCCGGCGGAGCGGGCCCCTCAACCGACGCCGCGAACGCCTCGGACGCCGCGACCGTCGGTGCCTCGGCGGCCACCGCCGAGGGTTCGGAATCGCCCGCCTCGACGGGTGAGTCGTTCGACGACGACATCATCGTCGCCGAGTCCGAGCCCGGTACCGAGGACACCGCCCAGGCCGACGCGCGCAGTCAGCTCGTCGACCCCGACGAGATGCCCGACTCCGGAGGGTTCGACCCGACGGAAGCCGACGACGCGGTCGAGGAGGCTGACCCGTCACCCGGCGACGCGGCGACCGACTCCGTCGAGGACGGGGTCGACGAACCCGCCGACGACGGAGCCGAACCTGCCGATATCGACGGTTCGGCCCACGGGGTGGCCGACGGTGACTCGGCGGACGAGCGCACCGTCGCCGAGGAACCGGACGCCGAGCGGGCGGACCGACCGGACCTGGCCGAGTTGCGCGAGGAGCTCAACGACCAGTTCGAGAGCATCCGCGTCCTCGAACCCGGCCAGTACGAACTCAACCTGATGGAGCTGTACGACCGCGAGGAGTACATCATCGCGCTCCAGGAAGACGGTCGCTACAGCATTCAGGTACCCGAGACCTGGCGTCAGGCCGACGCCTGA
- a CDS encoding S26 family signal peptidase — translation MSPPRDDESPSESPDGPVRGSGSGEADDGALDDGNTDPERPGGASSDREDTGVDEGRDAEADGERGPEDRTGVPETGESAAGGTEAGVAVNGGEPTADAPPVRHRDGDESETTERSGVRTFVVDVVSSALAVLLVGALLFAVSGVWPPMVAIESSSMAPHMQTGDLVFVMEEQRFPGDGAVAGSGIVTLESGRETDYTMFQRPGDVIVYKPDGNDGTTPIIHRAMFYVEEGENWYEEADRQSIGRFSECGESPDEALPYCPAPHAGFITKGDANGGYDQAQADPLSAPVKPEWVVGTAEVRVPKLGCIRLRNERCLGGSRAATTGTTLATGTADRSAVNRSAAAR, via the coding sequence ATGAGTCCGCCCCGCGACGACGAGTCGCCCTCCGAGTCCCCCGACGGACCCGTCCGCGGTAGTGGCTCCGGCGAGGCCGACGACGGTGCTCTCGACGACGGGAACACGGATCCGGAGCGACCGGGCGGCGCATCGTCCGACCGGGAAGACACCGGCGTCGACGAGGGTCGGGACGCCGAGGCCGACGGGGAGCGAGGGCCGGAGGATCGGACCGGAGTTCCGGAGACGGGTGAGAGCGCGGCCGGCGGAACGGAGGCGGGCGTCGCCGTCAACGGCGGCGAGCCGACGGCGGACGCGCCACCGGTTCGACACCGCGACGGCGACGAGAGTGAGACCACCGAACGCAGCGGGGTGCGGACCTTCGTGGTGGACGTGGTGTCGAGCGCGCTGGCGGTGTTGCTGGTCGGCGCGCTGCTGTTCGCGGTCAGCGGGGTGTGGCCCCCGATGGTCGCCATCGAGAGTTCGAGCATGGCGCCGCACATGCAGACCGGCGACCTGGTGTTCGTGATGGAGGAACAGCGGTTCCCCGGCGACGGCGCAGTCGCCGGCAGCGGTATCGTCACGCTGGAGTCGGGACGGGAGACCGACTACACGATGTTCCAGCGCCCGGGGGACGTGATCGTCTACAAGCCCGACGGCAACGACGGGACCACGCCGATCATCCACCGGGCGATGTTCTACGTCGAGGAGGGCGAGAACTGGTACGAGGAGGCCGATCGACAGTCGATCGGCCGTTTCAGCGAGTGCGGGGAGTCGCCGGACGAGGCGCTGCCGTACTGCCCGGCACCGCACGCCGGGTTCATCACGAAAGGCGACGCCAACGGCGGGTACGACCAGGCGCAGGCGGACCCGCTGAGCGCACCGGTCAAACCCGAGTGGGTCGTCGGCACCGCCGAGGTCCGCGTCCCGAAGCTCGGGTGTATCCGCCTGCGGAACGAGCGGTGTCTCGGCGGCAGTCGCGCGGCGACCACCGGTACGACGCTCGCGACCGGCACGGCGGATCGGAGCGCAGTGAATCGGAGCGCAGCCGCTCGGTAA
- a CDS encoding Cdc6/Cdc18 family protein: MNGDDTDQDTTLDSQRFVDGADGDDEQLPSSAGGDGTRPEPDAEEESADREESADGTEKPTAGGEESTDDEPLDPETADPVDTDSASPVRDGVDSSGVDVDSGSGDDVDSSVLDEVMLDDVGSEDPEEASQGLFDDLLAGDPIFENKEVLRPSYTPRKLPHREEQINNMATILVTALRGDSPSNILIYGKTGTGKTASAKFVSTELESTSQKYEVPCEVEYINCEVTDTQYRVLAQLANKFIEKNEAVIDEELDDLEDLRERAHEDPTVLAGTEYDSVAAVEDRIEQLEDDRESFEQVPMTGWPTDRVYSTFFDAVDYHERVVVIMLDEIDKLVEKSGDDTLYNLSRMNSELERSRVSIMGISNDLKFTDFLDPRVKSSLGEEEIVFPPYDANQLRDILEHRAEVAFEGDALTDDVIPLCAAFAAQEHGDARRALDLLRTAGELAERDQTDDVDEDHVRKAQEKIELDRVVEVVRTLPTQSKLVLFAIIMLEKNGVHNINTGEVYNVYQRLCEEIDVDTLTQRRVTDLISELDMLGIVNAVVVSKGRYGRTKEISLSVPIDETEAVLLSDSRLSDIEDTQPFVQTRFDNDSS; encoded by the coding sequence ATGAACGGGGACGACACAGACCAGGACACGACGCTCGATTCACAGCGGTTCGTGGATGGGGCGGACGGAGACGACGAACAGCTACCCTCGTCGGCGGGTGGGGACGGAACGCGACCGGAACCCGACGCCGAGGAGGAGTCGGCGGACCGGGAGGAGTCGGCCGACGGGACCGAGAAGCCGACCGCCGGAGGCGAAGAGTCGACGGACGACGAGCCGCTCGATCCCGAGACAGCGGACCCCGTCGACACCGACTCGGCGTCGCCCGTCCGGGACGGCGTCGATTCGTCGGGCGTCGATGTCGACTCCGGGAGCGGCGACGACGTCGACTCGTCGGTACTCGACGAAGTGATGCTCGACGATGTCGGGTCCGAGGACCCCGAGGAGGCCTCCCAGGGGCTGTTCGACGACCTGCTGGCCGGCGATCCGATCTTCGAGAACAAAGAGGTCCTCCGCCCCTCCTACACGCCGCGCAAGCTCCCCCATCGCGAGGAGCAGATCAACAACATGGCGACCATCCTCGTGACCGCCCTCCGCGGGGATTCGCCCTCGAACATCCTCATCTACGGGAAGACGGGGACCGGCAAGACGGCCAGCGCGAAGTTCGTCAGCACGGAGCTCGAATCGACCTCCCAGAAGTACGAAGTCCCCTGCGAGGTGGAGTACATCAACTGCGAGGTCACCGACACGCAGTACCGCGTGCTCGCCCAGCTCGCAAACAAGTTCATCGAGAAGAACGAGGCGGTCATCGACGAGGAACTCGACGACCTCGAAGACTTGCGCGAGCGCGCACACGAGGACCCGACGGTGCTGGCCGGGACGGAGTACGACTCGGTCGCCGCCGTCGAAGACCGCATCGAGCAACTCGAGGACGACCGCGAGTCGTTCGAACAGGTCCCGATGACCGGCTGGCCCACCGACCGGGTGTACAGCACCTTCTTCGACGCCGTCGACTACCACGAGCGGGTCGTCGTCATCATGCTCGACGAGATCGACAAGCTCGTCGAGAAATCGGGCGACGACACACTCTACAACCTCTCGCGGATGAACTCCGAGCTGGAACGCTCGCGCGTGTCGATCATGGGCATCTCGAACGACCTGAAGTTCACCGACTTCCTCGACCCCCGCGTCAAGTCCAGCCTCGGCGAGGAGGAGATCGTCTTCCCGCCCTACGACGCCAACCAGCTGCGGGACATCCTCGAACACCGCGCCGAGGTCGCCTTCGAGGGCGACGCGCTGACCGACGACGTGATCCCCCTGTGTGCGGCCTTCGCCGCCCAGGAACACGGCGACGCCCGCCGCGCGCTCGACCTCCTGCGGACCGCCGGTGAACTCGCCGAGCGCGACCAGACCGACGACGTCGACGAGGACCACGTCCGCAAGGCCCAGGAGAAGATCGAACTCGACCGCGTCGTCGAGGTCGTCCGTACCCTTCCCACCCAGTCGAAGCTGGTCCTCTTCGCCATCATCATGCTCGAGAAGAACGGCGTCCACAACATCAACACCGGCGAGGTGTACAACGTCTATCAACGGCTCTGCGAGGAGATCGACGTCGACACCCTCACGCAGCGGCGGGTCACCGACCTCATCTCCGAACTCGACATGCTCGGGATCGTCAACGCGGTCGTCGTCAGCAAGGGCCGGTACGGGCGCACCAAGGAGATCTCCCTGTCGGTGCCCATCGACGAGACCGAGGCCGTGCTCCTCTCGGACTCGCGGCTCTCCGACATCGAGGACACCCAGCCGTTCGTCCAGACCCGCTTCGACAACGACTCGAGCTGA
- a CDS encoding DEAD/DEAH box helicase, which translates to MATTDEGDGEGVSGPLLADGFLEDRTYQRKLADAALETHTLVCLPTGLGKTTVSLLVTADRLAGDVVNKSLLLAPTKPLVTQHAEFYREALEVPDDEIVVYTGDTRPDDRAELWNGARIVVATPEVVENDLVGNRVDLTDVVHCTFDECHRATGDYAYNYIAERYHEQARDSLATGMSASPGDDEEAILEVCGNLGLAQVEVMTEDDADVSTYTHETTVDWERVELPETVVELRDAINDVIADRLSKLRDLGVTNTSKPDVSEREIQTIQGKLRELMNNDQSEGYEGMSFLAEIRKLRTAVTYAETQSVESLRRYFERQKQAARSSGASKADQRMISEPKVREAIRRAEDYDDLHPKFRRTRMLLAQTLGIENGERVIVFTESRDTAETLTDFLGEHFTTRKFVGQSDTEGSDGMTQTEQQETLDEFRAGEFEVLVSTSVAEEGLDVPEVDLVLFYEPVPTAIRAIQRKGRTGRQTEGAVSVLLAEDTRDEAYFWKARNDQKRMEKELRSLKSMAGEIESELTQTGMDEFADAGGGAGRAAGDGSAPHETEGEPAADDGETASEAGDAAPETGESATDSQTSDGDDSGGSDGDGQAGLDAFAGGGSGGGEDGSTAVDGEGGSDGTADREDPEGEIATASADDGETVEIVVDQRELDASIAKDLSRQEGVVTRLETLAVGDYVLSDRVVVERKTVADFLDTLTGDDERSLFEQLTDAARYYARPVVVVEGEDLYGERNVHPNAIHGALASIAVDFGASVLRTADADETRDLLAAVATREQEDEDRTVSVHGEKSSKTLAEQQEYVVASVAEVGPVTAESLLAEFGSVEAVMTAGADELVAAEGVGEVTAERIREVVGSDYDG; encoded by the coding sequence ATGGCGACGACCGACGAGGGCGACGGCGAGGGGGTCTCCGGGCCGCTCCTCGCGGACGGCTTTCTCGAAGACCGGACCTACCAGCGCAAGCTGGCCGACGCGGCGCTGGAGACACACACCCTGGTCTGTCTCCCCACGGGGCTGGGTAAGACGACGGTGAGCCTGCTGGTGACCGCCGACCGGCTGGCCGGCGACGTGGTGAACAAGTCGCTGCTGCTCGCGCCGACGAAACCGCTGGTCACCCAGCACGCCGAGTTCTACCGCGAGGCCCTGGAGGTCCCCGACGACGAGATCGTCGTCTACACCGGCGACACCCGCCCCGACGACCGCGCGGAGCTGTGGAACGGGGCCCGCATCGTCGTCGCGACCCCCGAAGTCGTCGAGAACGACCTCGTCGGCAACCGCGTCGACCTGACCGACGTGGTCCACTGCACCTTCGACGAGTGCCACCGCGCCACCGGCGACTACGCCTACAACTACATCGCCGAGCGCTACCACGAACAGGCCCGCGACTCGCTGGCGACCGGCATGAGCGCCTCCCCCGGCGACGACGAGGAGGCCATCCTCGAAGTCTGCGGGAACCTGGGGCTCGCCCAGGTCGAGGTGATGACCGAAGACGACGCCGACGTGTCGACCTACACTCACGAGACCACCGTCGACTGGGAGCGCGTAGAGTTGCCGGAGACGGTCGTCGAGCTCCGCGACGCGATCAACGACGTGATCGCCGACCGGCTGTCGAAGCTGCGGGACCTGGGGGTCACGAACACCAGCAAGCCGGACGTGTCCGAACGGGAGATCCAGACGATCCAGGGCAAGCTCCGGGAGCTGATGAACAACGACCAGTCGGAGGGCTACGAGGGGATGAGCTTCCTGGCGGAGATCCGCAAGCTCCGGACCGCGGTGACCTACGCCGAGACCCAGAGCGTCGAGAGCCTCCGACGCTACTTCGAGCGCCAGAAACAGGCCGCTCGCTCCTCGGGCGCCTCGAAGGCCGACCAGCGGATGATCTCCGAGCCCAAGGTTCGAGAGGCGATCCGGCGCGCGGAGGACTACGACGACCTGCACCCGAAGTTCAGGCGGACACGGATGCTCCTCGCTCAGACGCTCGGCATCGAGAACGGCGAGCGCGTCATCGTCTTCACCGAGTCCCGGGACACCGCCGAGACGCTGACTGACTTCCTCGGCGAGCACTTCACCACCCGCAAGTTCGTCGGCCAGTCCGACACCGAGGGCAGCGACGGGATGACCCAGACCGAGCAACAGGAGACCTTAGACGAGTTCCGCGCCGGGGAGTTCGAGGTGCTCGTTTCGACTTCCGTCGCCGAGGAGGGCCTGGACGTGCCCGAGGTCGACCTGGTGCTGTTCTACGAGCCCGTCCCGACCGCGATCAGGGCGATCCAGCGCAAGGGGCGAACCGGCCGCCAGACCGAGGGCGCCGTCTCGGTGCTGCTCGCGGAGGACACCCGCGACGAGGCCTACTTCTGGAAGGCCCGCAACGACCAGAAGCGCATGGAGAAGGAACTGCGCTCGCTGAAGTCGATGGCCGGCGAGATCGAGAGCGAGCTCACCCAGACCGGGATGGACGAGTTCGCCGACGCCGGCGGTGGTGCCGGCAGGGCAGCGGGGGACGGTTCGGCTCCACACGAAACGGAGGGCGAACCCGCAGCCGACGACGGGGAAACCGCATCGGAGGCGGGCGACGCCGCACCCGAAACCGGGGAGTCCGCAACCGACTCGCAAACGTCCGACGGCGACGACAGCGGCGGTAGTGACGGCGACGGCCAGGCGGGGCTGGACGCGTTCGCCGGTGGCGGGTCGGGGGGTGGTGAAGACGGGAGTACCGCTGTGGACGGCGAGGGGGGTTCCGACGGCACCGCAGACCGCGAGGATCCGGAGGGCGAGATCGCGACGGCGAGCGCGGACGACGGCGAGACCGTGGAGATCGTCGTCGACCAGCGGGAGCTCGACGCGTCGATCGCGAAGGACCTCTCGCGCCAGGAGGGGGTCGTGACGCGCCTGGAGACGCTGGCGGTCGGCGACTACGTGCTCTCCGACCGGGTGGTCGTCGAGCGCAAGACCGTCGCGGACTTCCTCGACACGCTGACCGGCGACGACGAGCGCTCGCTGTTCGAGCAACTCACCGACGCCGCCCGCTACTACGCCCGACCCGTGGTCGTCGTCGAAGGCGAGGACCTCTACGGCGAGCGCAACGTCCACCCCAACGCGATCCACGGTGCGCTGGCCTCGATAGCGGTGGACTTCGGCGCGAGCGTCCTCCGGACGGCCGACGCCGACGAGACCCGGGACCTCCTGGCGGCCGTCGCGACCCGCGAGCAGGAAGACGAGGACCGCACGGTCAGCGTCCACGGCGAGAAGAGTTCGAAGACGCTGGCCGAACAGCAGGAGTACGTCGTGGCCAGCGTCGCCGAAGTCGGACCCGTAACCGCCGAATCCCTGCTGGCCGAGTTCGGCAGCGTCGAGGCCGTGATGACCGCCGGCGCCGACGAACTCGTGGCTGCGGAGGGGGTCGGCGAGGTGACCGCCGAACGGATCCGCGAAGTGGTGGGAAGCGACTACGACGGGTGA
- a CDS encoding redoxin domain-containing protein, with protein sequence MSDGMQWIVRFELPNGGPGPDTVASEDLAGEFDAVVVLLLRDHYCQVSRERATAYSEAFDEFAAEDIAVVGALPDTAERAGYWRRRYDLTYPVLADSSEGPSAADADAGAATAMTDGTPRFDAFSDIEVGVDTLPGIGVLDTRSKFPRLVHTEGGETLQECPSPAEALDAGRDALGT encoded by the coding sequence ATGAGCGACGGCATGCAATGGATCGTCAGGTTCGAGTTGCCGAACGGGGGGCCAGGGCCGGACACGGTCGCGAGCGAGGATCTCGCGGGCGAGTTCGACGCCGTGGTCGTACTCCTGTTGCGAGACCACTACTGTCAGGTATCACGCGAGCGCGCCACGGCCTACAGCGAGGCGTTCGACGAGTTCGCCGCCGAGGATATCGCCGTCGTCGGGGCGCTCCCGGACACCGCCGAGCGGGCCGGCTACTGGCGGCGCCGGTACGACCTGACCTATCCCGTCCTCGCCGACTCCTCGGAGGGGCCGTCGGCCGCGGACGCCGACGCCGGGGCCGCGACGGCGATGACCGACGGGACGCCGCGGTTCGACGCCTTCTCCGACATCGAGGTCGGCGTCGACACGCTGCCGGGGATCGGGGTCCTCGACACGCGCTCGAAGTTCCCGCGGCTCGTCCACACCGAGGGCGGGGAGACGCTCCAGGAGTGTCCGAGCCCGGCCGAAGCGCTCGACGCGGGGCGGGACGCACTGGGAACGTAG